TACGGGAACGAAAATCTATCGTCGGTATTATCGTCATTGCCATCGTCATTATCGACCTTGGCAAAAGCAGTAAACTCTATCTCAATTCGATATGTTCGATGACCGAGAAAGAGTAAAAGAAAGGTGCGAGAAAGGGAATTCACGGTCTCCCTCCACTATGAACAAATGCTCAAGTACCTTCTACTAAAATTGCCGATTAACATTATTCTCGCTAATGATCGATCGATTACGCGTGTGTCGGCAAACGAATGTGAAGAGAACAGCGGCagcattaatatttttcatatcaaACAGAACGCTAATTAATTATGTcgtcaaaaataaaagataatttgcTATAAACTAATTGAAGAGAGAAGGTAGAGAATGGCGCGTTATTGCGTCCAATCTTTTTCGTGGAAATACTTTACGAAATTGAATGACGTACTACatattttgagaaaaatgGACGATTATGAACTGCGCGCGTGTTATATCGGTCAATAATGAGACAgtacataaatttatacatagtCTAACGCACGGAAACTAAAATCGAATGTTACTATTGATGGATActtatattacgtatattgaCTTGGGTGTTTATCAGGTAAGATGTGTCGACGCAATATCGAAAGCACGATGATCGGTTCACCTGTCAAAGGGCGTGTGCTCGGCACAACGCCTTTACGAAGAAGGAAAGCGCGTGTCGTGCTTTAGCACGATTTCAAGCGGAAGCAGGCCAAATACATATTGTGCGCGAGAGAACAAGCTAAATCTACTACGCAATGTATCTCCGATTTCTCCGAACCATATAAGGGATCAAATATTGCAAGCAAATATTAGTTGTAACATCGATCCAGCACTTACGCGGTTAGTTGTCATATCAAGAAATTCCTATGTTCGATGAAAACAACTGCCAATACGTTAACTATCGTCTAGGTACAAAGTAGAACGAGATTTGaaactaattattttttcgattctttttaagcataaaatgtataatttcatcaCCAACTATACAACTAAGATGGCGGCAATTATCTTGTTCGTTAGGGCTGTCGCGTCGCGTGCGTCGCATCCGCTGTGAGCGGCAAGTGACTACCTTCAGACCACCTTTTTATCGTACTGGAATCTAACGAActttattaaaatgataattcGTTCGATAAACGAAACGATATGATGACGTACATCAAAGGAGAACGAGTCGAAACGAACGATTTCGACTacgaaaatgtaataaaacgaccaagttataagttatttCGAGCAACTTGTGAAAAAGATCAGGCGACTGCATGGCTACGGGGTCTACACGATCCGCGTTCAATTACACTTCGTATTATTTACGGGCGATATTTTAAAAGACATTGCGTGCAATGACCTCTGCTTCACTTGTACACACGCATATAATTACGTTTGAAAAAAGACTCACCTTTAGAGTGTTACAAACGGCCTAGAAAGTCGAGGCTTCGGCGTATTCAACGGCTCCCGTCCACTACGATCTCACAGAGTGCACTGGCGCAACGAGCGGAAGCCGCCATCTTGAACTGCATTCACTTGACGCTTTCCGTCCGTTCGAAATACACTTCTTTACCATTCCCGCCTTTTTTCAACTCTATCGACAAACTATTAATTCGCTTGCGTGCATTTGAcaaaatcaattattttacatttttctaaatatctttGCTATTCCTATGCTTCCTTTAAAATTCTGttctaatatatacataagtaGGTACACATTTTCAATTGATTAAATTGCATGCATTTACATTAGTATGATATTACCGAATCAGAAACAATTTAACATTCTTCTTTACATTTCAATCAATCGGTTACAATCgttgtttcaattaatttaaaagttatacaatttttctttttgcttgacatatttcttttaaatttgaataatgttaaaaattctGTTGGAACTCGCACCGCGTACGTTTATGCGCCATTTTCTTCAAGTACATGTACACTTATCGTAAAGTATGTTCCTGGATCACTAAAGTGTTTCGTAGTTCTATCGACCAATCGTTATCagtgatttttaaaatatccttGCAAAAAGATGCCCAAGTCGAAAAGAGATAAGAAAAGTAACGTTACGCTATATTATTCGATAGCTTTTATTTACTGTTTTATTACGAATGCATAATTTTCCCAGACTAACCTAAAAATGCCTCACGTGTCTCCGagtaattgataaatttgtatttcacaGTATCTCTTACGAAAACAAATAAGAAAGGCCTTGCTTTGAAACAACAAATTGTGGAGGATGTTAGAAGTTGCGTTGAGAAATATGACAGGATATTTCTTCTATCCGTACATAATATGCGCAATAACAAACTTAAAGATCTACGATCGGAATGGAAAGACAGTCGGTTTTTTTTTGGTAAAAACAAGGTGATAGCGCTAGCTTTCGGTAAATTACCGGAAACCGAAGCTGCAGAAGGTCTTCATAAATTATCATTAGCATTAAGAGGACAATGCGGTCTGCTATTTACAAACAGGAGTAAGAAGGAGGTATATATTtgtctattaaaatattaatataaaatattaagtttGTATCTATTTGTTTGTATCTTGTTAAGGTATTGGATTGGATGGAAGAATATGAAGAAATAGATTATGCTAGATCTGGATTTATTGCTCAAGAAACTATAATGTTACCTGAAGGGCCAATGCCAGAGTTTTCGCATAGTATAGAACCTCATTTAAGACAATTAGGAATGCCCACAGCTTTACAGAAGGGTGTGGTAACATTAATCAAAGACTATATTGTATGTAAAGAGGGTCAAACGTTAAATCCAGAACAAGCAAGGATTTTggtaaagatatttttctatatttcatgTTACATGTtaaatacaatgaaataaTCGTTTGTTCCTGTTACAGAAATTACTTGATAAACCATTGGCTACCTTTAAATTGATACCGTTAGGTATATTTTCCAAGAAACATGGATATAAACAACTTATATCTCAACATGATGTTAAAGAAAATATGGAGGAACAACAAATGGACATAGaggaaacagaaaatattgataatacatgaaatataaaatacaacagactaatttttatatgtaggTGCTTTCTTCTACCTTCCTTCCTTCCACACATTTACTCATTTGCATGCACACATACACGTACAAACAACGATatagaattgaatttttcaacttacacattttgttaaaagaaaaaaaaaagaaagaaacatatGAACATATCAATTAGAcacatatacattttttgaaaCAACTGATGTAAATTAGacataaacatatttttaaaacctCAAAATTATGAAATCTCCTTTTAACTATTGtctgtttatttaaatcacttaatgaaacaaaatgatGATGCTAcctctatatttttctatattttggaTTGTTGGAATTGTATGGGTAAATCATAAAATCGTTAACCTATGACATAGATATCAAAAACAACAAAAtctgaatttaatttatttttaattatctaccTATATAGACGATTTATTATTGGTGCTCCGAAAATCCttgtaataataatcgtaAGATGACTTTTAATGTAAATTCTGATACTAGAAGTAGTacgatatcgatcgattctTCGGATGTATCTGACAatgatgaaattttgaaacgtaATAGAAAGGGATTAAAATATCAGGTGTATATCaacaaattcaattattaaatttaaaaaaatttatataatgtattaatatagtattacggctaATTACGTTGTTTCGTTACCTATTTCATTATTGATTACAGACTAAAACGCGTTGGCCAAGCAGAACTTCGataaatgaaatgtaatatGGACATGCAGAATTTCTATCATTGACGACATCCTTCCACTAATATAATTTGGCTGTGAAAAGAATAAACCTATAAAActtgaattatttaacaaaacgattagttttttattactttgttatttatttgttttaaaagcTACAAGGTATATATCATTGTTACATATGTATTCATGTTTAGTTGCAGAATACTGAgcaatatcaaataaattacatgGAAACTTTGAAATTACATAATACAAGACACATCACAAAACATGTGACAAAATCTACTGAATTTTATAACCTGTTTGAAAGTATTAGATCATTATGTgatgatattatattaactataacgataaaaataacgtaatatgcaaatatatagCGACATACATTAATAtggtatatattataaaacaagaGATATTTTATCCAATGAGTAGCAGTAtcctataaaattttattcattacgTAGAAACATGATCTAGTGTaaaattgcttttattttataagtatTCGCGTCTAGTTAAGCAATATTCATATTAGTTGCAGGAATAAgcattcgaaatttaattttgtatttaaattattgctagggaatgctttcaataactagtaatttatgtatattcatTGAGTACAAATTCAAACATAACTTCTAactttttttatgtttattataaatattatgtaataccTATGAAACATTACTGATATTATGTATACTTATTACAAAAAACATACACacaagtaataataaaataaaattgatggaaaatcataaatttaaaataaaatttaaatttatttgtactcTAAAAGTAAATGAGCTCAAGAgaagcaataaaataataccaaaaattaaatacatttgacttcatatatatatatatatcataccaaaataataacatagtaataaaatagtaataataataaacctaATAACAATCAATATACATTGCTTTGCTATTACAAAGTGATAGCAAACTTATGACAAAGACTTGTAAATGGtacagaaaaaatattgtcatttcctgtattacttttttcttatagttcattctccttttttcgtgtttccttccttttttttctgaGAAATAGTTCATAACCATCCAGGAAATGTTTTtgcattaaattaaatgtcaTTAAAATACAATACTGCACCGTCAAGTAATTTGCATCTACTAACACTATCATTGTGTGGTTAGCGTCAGGATATCGATCTTCTTTACTAtaactttttcaaataatatatctCTAACGTCATATTCTTAATAGTACACatttaaaatacgaaatatagtctaaactgaaaatattttcggtTCTATTTTCTTTGGTGGAACGCAATTATATCCTTGCATGTTACTGACAATagttaagaaatattaagacCGTCACTTTCTCTCATGTTATTATGGTATTTTCATTAACAGAAAACGGCAATCTATACTACTTTACTAACACCCTTTATACTTAACTATCTTTAGATGATACAGTTTGAAAGACATAGGCATAGAATATGTTGCTatcaaaaaaagaagaaactgaaAACATTTCAACAACatgtttacgttataaaatgaaacttgTACATAGTTTGAAAAAACAGTAGCTTCGTATATGAAACTATATAGAAACATCAGATAGAAACATTTCTCATTGTTAGTGCAAATAACGAATTCACTTTTCTACACTGTTATCGTCCTGACCTCGTTAGTAAGTTGTTCGAATTATATCACAATGCACAAATGATTACGTTCTAGAATATGGCAATTTCACAGCACATTAATGTAACAGAGAtctcatataaaaataaataagaattaatttaacaaaatgttcgataaatatattagctgaaataatatataaatatctaaataatattataatacactAGATTTTTATATGCTAGAATAGTTACGGTTAAACGTTTCTAAAAGccagaaattttttatgaaattaaacgaGATGTATAGTGCAAAAAATGGTAGCAGAGATacgaattacgttatactgttTTCTGTTAATAATAAACGGAACTTTCTAGCgtgagatattttatataaacgcATTAATGAATCATTTTTCACACATGTTTATCAGCATATCGAAATTACTCATAGGTATCATAAATGTTTTCAATTATCGACCAacaacataatatatatttagtggAATAATCTACGGATTATCTGAAGCACAGCGTGTAAGCGATCTGCTTTGAACTCTTCTTGAAGCGTATTATGACGTGATGAGTCctttaattatgtatattgaaGCACTCGTATCGTGCTCTCTAAATGAtaattttgctataaattatattgaaaattaatttaatgtctTTGATAACTGACAACATAGTCCTATTACACTATGAGAATTGGAATGTGTTTAAATTCAATTGTAAAAGACAGATTACCTTTCTTACACACTGATccatgtattatttataaatgatgataaattacttttatatgtatttagtgTTCTTTAGAATCTTGCATTCGACAAACAAAACACGACTACTAAGCCTACATCACGGTGTAAATCTACTTCCGAGTCTCATCTATTTGAAAGTCAAGAACACTACGTCTGAATACGTCCTATAccatatgaaatataaaagatgatTAATAGAATTGATTATTAtcgaattacaaataaaatgtatcCATTTCTTCTGCAgagtaaatttgtaaaatattttcacttaGGTAATTTGTTTTTGAGCGTAAAGTTCTTCAAGCGATGGTACTTCTGGTATTGGGTCTCGCCAATACGCGAAATTACTAAATTCATCCGCAGCCTCTTCTCGCCATGCTGGGAAAAGATGGTCAACAATAAAGCTCATGTTTGAATatctgaaaaaataatatgaataaattaaatgtatcGGGTTTATCATAATACTATTATAATACTATTCTGCATgtttgctaaaaaaaaaaatcgggaAACATATAATCTAGGGTAAACGTCAAATGCATCGTTCCATTATAGAAAATAAGCTACTATATGTATcgcattattatacatatgcatataacgaataaaattctgCCGAAACAATTCCATTTCGTCGTGGCCCTAATAATAGTTTCATTTTAGCATAAATATActtatgtatatgtgtatgtacatatatattagaaTGGCgctatatttagaaattaaaaattaatttaagctTGCTGTTAAGGAAGAACGTATGTAGTATGTTTGCAAGTATTAATATGAACTGCTTGATCACTTGATCAAAGATCTTTTTAAACAATAGCTCTTAtgcatatttttgttttagttTTTGAAATTCAAAAGCTCGAAGCTATATGATTAAATTCAGCAATATAGAAACAATTCTCCTGTATCACTCGTttgtaatgttaataaaaaagcCTAATGTATCGACACAGTTGTCGCGCACAGTTGTATCTACACAGAACTTTGTCGTACATATGAGTAATATGTTCGAAGTACTTGGTTGAATGTTCGTGcataaacaaaaagaaagtaaaaactAGTTTACCATACACACACTGATAATACATCTaggatttttatttcgtaagaGTTTTACGCGCATAAAACATGATTATCGTATATGATTCAAGAGACAATTATTAATGTCAGTGAAAGTTTCATCTCATCTGTGTAACATTTAAGGTGATGAATCTACATTAAGGCAGCTGTGGATGAATGAAAATGGAAATGATAAGAAGCAATCATGTAATAACCAGTGCTTACCCTATAAGAATCATAAGAAGATAGGTAGGAGTTCTTGCACAACCAAATACCTCAAAGCATACTAGCAATGtcaaactaaagaaataagttaaatttctacttttaagagaaaataaataaaataaaaaaaaaggaaattgccATTGGAAAAATTTAACTGCGCTTCAACAATTTGTGGTATACATCATtatgaaagatatatatatatatatatataaaactatatatataactattataTCGAGATATATtgtgtaatatgtaaaatatatcttgATTCAccataatatgaaatttctatgAGACTGCAAATATCACTATATTTGCTGAGGAAATTCCGAGTATAGAATACTATTCCTATTACGAGATAGCAAatctatatgtatttaaaaaaaggacCAATGGCACAAATATATTGTTTTGTATCTAGACCATTATCACGACATTATCAATGggattaatagaaaaaaacaGCTACGGTTGTGCCGCCATCAGTAGGTGTTTCACATGGGCAGTGGCGGGAACAACTCATTGACGATATCGCACTGACATGCGTAACTGCAATCATAGAAATATCCGACCTATCAATATCTCTTTCTCAATAacaaattttccttttctgtaaaatatcttctctttttcttactAACTGGATGAGATACAAATACCGAATTCTTTTCATAtcaaaattatgaataatgctatttaacaaattaatctTTATTCATTTAGGAAAAGCTTAGCGTACATTCGCAATTCCTAAAAGCAACGTATGAAGATGCAACATAATATACGCATTTGTCTTTAGAATAACATGttcaaattattttgcaattttgtataaaaaaacataaaaatattaattaaatactgATACGCTAATAAACTGCTTAAAGGATCGATTACATTGAGCACTACATTAGCGTGTCTGTTTAACTACTAATACAATAATGAAAGGATAGAAATTGGCAAAAAAGGCAAATACTTACGAAGATTGGAATGTTTGCGTCAATTCGTGTTTTAATTCGCCTCTATGGTTTATAGTAAATATACGCATAGTTGGAATTCCTACAGCTCGATACGCCCAAACGTcctagaagaaaaaaaaaaaaagaaacaatcaaaataatcaaaaagATATATACTATGTAATAATTCGGTAGAATATTTTGGGAAGCTActgtaaattaaaagaaatatttacattaattcGATTTCCGTAACCAGCATAAAATGGCTTCGAACCTTCTGGGAATAAAGCTTGAATATCACTAAGACAGGATATCTTAAATTCTTCAGGTTTTCTCTCTATAACTTCACGATGGAATGCTGAAATTAAGCTCGTTGGATTTAAAAGCAATGGCCCTTCAGGGAGTGATAAATCTCCTTGTCTAATgcttttcaaatattctctCGTAACTTTGGCTTGTCCAATGGCCCTTGCAGAAAGATACAGCAATTTGTAaccattatttttaatttttgtaaataactgAGCAACACCAGATTGAGCCCAATCTTTGCCAACAATTGGCAGAATGTGACCTAGTACATCAGATTTTGTAATAGTTCCATCTATATCGGAGATAACAATTTTATCATCCCATCTCCACTTGTAAATATGACATTTACAACGTGTTGTGCCCTGATAAGCTGTAGTTACACTAAAAACTACTTCGTTAGCTCCATCTTTCAAATTAAGACTTGCCTGTAACAAGATAACAAACTCAGCATtgatacacacacacacaaagtataagaattcgaaaattttGTCTGTGTTAGAATGTTGTAAAAATCTTTTACATACTATCTGTGCTGATGACAATCTCAaagttttacgatatttctCAGTAGATTCATAGTACGATCTTCTCTCTTTAGGTATTTTGACTCCTTGTGACTGGTTTTGATTACTATCAGAATCTTCGCTACCGCTATAACCTTCACCCTCTCTGTCGCGATTTTTCTCAATCTTGGCGATATCTTCCGTTAATTTTGCAGATTGCTCTACCGTTTCCGTCACCGTCGTTATAGAATCTACATTCTGGTCAATCTTTAATTCCCTACTTGCAGTTTCATCAACTGGAGTATTTTCTTTGGTTTCCATCTGTTCCGATTGTACAACGACTCCATCAGCTACAATACGCAGGAGAAGATAATTtagattattttacatatcacTTGAAAAATgctgaataaaattaaacgggAAACCATCTTACTTTGACTAAGGTCTTGAGACTTTTTGGTTGGTTGTGCAGAACGTCTCCATGAAAACCACGAACTATAACCACTACGGCTTTCGGGTTTGTCACTGctttcttgttttttctctTCGTGCATTGGTAACGACATACATTGagcatataaattttctattgtaCTTTGTGGTAAATGTCTTTGGAATACAGCGTAAGTCATTACAATCGGGCAAGCGGCCGCCCAATTATAgaattttccattaatttttacaactAAATTTggattttcatataattttggaTCTGAACAGATATCTTCGAAATGGAGCAAATTTTGATGGAAAACTTCTTTGGATGGGCCAGTTTCAGAATCTAAACCACCGCATAAGGATAAACTAATATTCATACTGCCGTCAAATATAGAATGTTTTGGTTCCTCGAAGTCACTATCCAATGACTTTGGTCCACCGATAGCTCCTTCGACGCTGTTAGGGCTTTGTGGCAAGCTTGGTCCATTGCCTGATTCTGTATCTTCTTCGTCTACTCCTTTCCCATCTACAAACATGATAATTAGAGTAATTAcacattttatacaatttatcaaAACAAATTGTTTACTTTTAACCGCTGCTTGGGCTCTGTGAGAGGAAGGAAAATAGAGAGCTGCAACTTCCGGGTCCAGTTCGTCAGCGTTAAGATCACTAAGATAAATCCCTTCTGACTCTGGATTACGTCTTACACGAGAAGTTTTCCGCATAAACGACAACATACCACTGAGCATAGATCGGTGTGCTTCCACTGTTATCGAAACAATGGTTGATTAGTCTAaagtgtataaaattatatttatatataaagacACGTTTTAAAAGATAAGATCAGTCTATTAACTGATCaagcaaaatataatatttcatgctttttatttttacgatttttatctttacgtttcgatattttttgtcttttttctgTTAATTGTACTAACTACTATTCGGTTGATTAACAGCATTTGATGAACTCAATGAACTTCTGTGAGGTGCGTGTGTGGATTCTGGAGGCAAACTGGGCAATTCACCCCATCTCCAACTCTGTTGATGACTtttatcttcttctctttcagcATCTTCTTGCGTTATTTTACGCATTTCAAACTCTGTGTCAGACTGAACAGGTGAACATGGCCTGGAATCCTGATTCCTATTAAATATGATGACAATAAAAGggtaaacaaattaattttacatgtAAATAGTCATTATACATACACCTTTCtcataatttctataatattatatataattatatatacatatatgtacaatcATATATAACTTTAACATTTATACATACTCGTAGGcacaataatacaataatacacAATCTATTCAATGGCAAActtactttgtaatttcagTATCACTGAAGAAATGGAAGTCTGTTTCGGGACGTTTATCTGTTGTTTCCTGAGATGAAACTATAGGTTCATCTTTTCTCCCTAATTCTACAGCTGGATTTGAATCCTTCAATATCTTTAACTGATACACATGTCAAAATAAGCAATACTAAATCAATAGATgagtaattaatttgaaatgcaAGTATTAAACTTACAGATTCGGTAAGAATTTCATCCGGAATAGACGCGTCGTTCTCGCTTATTTCCGTCTGGCTACTACTACCATTGCTAGTCTTTCTCTGagatcctttttttttcaaaatgcTTTTCCTCTTCCGTTTCTTCTTACTTGCATTGGTATTGCTTTTGTTTTCTTCGACACTCGCgtcctttgaattttttttactcATGGACACGTTCGATTCGTCACTCGATTTTTCTCTACTACCGCTACTTTGCACATCCTCCGTAATTGGTCTAAAATCATTCTTCACAACGCTAATTTTACGAATTCTTTCGGACGAAGTTACAGCTACAAAAGATTTAGGAGCGGACGCAGTTGTACACATTTCATCATCATTAATACCATCcatgttaaaaatttcttcctcGCCTTTTAAGGAATCTCgtgtttctcctttttcttctttccagtCGCTTAATAGAGCTTTCTCAAACTTTTGTCTCTGTTCTATAGGGAGTTCTGGGAAATTTTCTTTGAACaatctttctttatcttcgCTTTTTAAAGCAGAATATTGTTTGCAAATTAGTTGTTGCTTTTGGACTGCAGAGATATCACCAAAATTATCCTTGAgtatttcttctctctcttctgaAGTTAAAGCAGCAATTTGAAGCCACTTTGCACGGTGTTCCAATGGGAGATCAGAGAATTGTTCGATTaagaatttttctctttcatccGGAGGCAAAGCTGACATTTGCTCCCATTTCTCTCTTTCAGTAGACAAGATAGATTCTATAAGGATTTTATCTGTTTGCTCTGGAGGAAGATcagaaagaatattaaatctaGACGATGGGAAACAATTGTCTTCAGGGATAGGGGAACAAGCCAAATGAGGTGGAATTTCAGCGTCAGTCGGTGAACCATGAGAACTAACTTCCTCGACGAAAAAAGCTTCCCCAGAATCTCCTAATTTCATATGGATTTGTCTAGGTTCTCCATCTATTTCTATATCCACCTGTTAacagaatatgaaaaataaattattttttctctgtGGTTGCTCTTACATATCCTGAGCATTTGAATtggcaaataaaatttacaaaaactactcagtattatttaaaacactACAAAGGTAAGATTTGAATATATAACAAACAAAATACGAGACACGATGTTATAACAAAGATTTCAGaagtttctaaaaaattatctttgaaaaatatttgaatcgaCATGAGataaaaacgataaaagatacgagataaatatgaaacaaaaactATGAGAAGCTTACTATTTTTTCTCTGGAACGAAGTACTCCGAGCTTTCCAAAGCGAACGTGAAAAGGTGAGCAAGTAAAGGATCCATCCGGTTGTTCAACAACGATGACATCGATAGCACCGGTCAGCGTTGCTGCATTGATCTCATTGTAGAAAACGCGAAAGTTACTTATGAACTTGCCAATGTAGTTCATACTGTACATTGTACACTAACGTATAGTCTCAAACCACtctaaaaatgtatttccGTTAGGATATTTCACCGCGTTGCAGTGATGCGTGTGTGACAAGATACTTGAAAGTTGCCGCGACACTGAACACCCGTATCTGTTTAAAGGTCTTTCGAGAAGAAAGACATTGTGTCCGGAAATATCGGATTTAAGGAACGACTTAACCACATCGAGACATTGTTTTTCAATGGCAACcgtaaaattgagaaaattcgCTGTTTCTTGCTCGAGCGAGTCGAAAACTGCAACCGAATCGCCTTTCAAtcaaatgaaacaattttcaacgaCTCACAGAATACAACCGTCGCTGTTACGAGTTACAAGACAGTCGAGAACTGTCAAAAATTTGTAGCCGGGCAAATACTTCGATTACAAATTTATGGTCAGTTTATCGTGGAAGTTACGCATCGAAATTAACGACTAGACGAATACACgttgaaaattagaaaattgttcgTCTATTCAACAGAATACGCTTTCGTAATTCGGCTAAAACTTGAATTCTTTGTTCTTGAGAATACTTCAGTAAGGAACTCAGCCGACTACCAGCAGACGGTAGCCCAAATTGACGTTAGAACAGGTCACGTGTCCAGACCTGGCCAATCCAGGTTCCGATACACATCGGTCAATAAGACTCAACGTCACGTGACCTCCTGGGAATCACGATGTACCGCGTCCTTTAAATGCTTTTACTAGATCTGAAAGCACAAAGACACAACATACGATtacgaatttaattatatctagGTACATTCTCTTTGAATTAAGTTTTGAAGGAGACTAGCGTAGCGTTACGTTTATTTTTGTCGAATCGGTTTATCGTTACCCTCGAAACATTGATCGTCGAAGCTTTGTTAAGCATTGATTATACGTTTTCATTTAAACAATGAGAGTATTTTAAACATTGAACTTtgctcgaataaaaatttgcgATACACGtgtaaatttaacattttaacgCATATATACTAGTCATTTTGCGTAACATTGTTAAGTAAGATTGC
Above is a genomic segment from Bombus fervidus isolate BK054 chromosome 4, iyBomFerv1, whole genome shotgun sequence containing:
- the Lpin gene encoding phosphatidate phosphatase LPIN isoform X2, coding for MYSMNYIGKFISNFRVFYNEINAATLTGAIDVIVVEQPDGSFTCSPFHVRFGKLGVLRSREKIVDIEIDGEPRQIHMKLGDSGEAFFVEEVSSHGSPTDAEIPPHLACSPIPEDNCFPSSRFNILSDLPPEQTDKILIESILSTEREKWEQMSALPPDEREKFLIEQFSDLPLEHRAKWLQIAALTSEEREEILKDNFGDISAVQKQQLICKQYSALKSEDKERLFKENFPELPIEQRQKFEKALLSDWKEEKGETRDSLKGEEEIFNMDGINDDEMCTTASAPKSFVAVTSSERIRKISVVKNDFRPITEDVQSSGSREKSSDESNVSMSKKNSKDASVEENKSNTNASKKKRKRKSILKKKGSQRKTSNGSSSQTEISENDASIPDEILTESLKILKDSNPAVELGRKDEPIVSSQETTDKRPETDFHFFSDTEITKNQDSRPCSPVQSDTEFEMRKITQEDAEREEDKSHQQSWRWGELPSLPPESTHAPHRSSLSSSNAVNQPNSMEAHRSMLSGMLSFMRKTSRVRRNPESEGIYLSDLNADELDPEVAALYFPSSHRAQAAVKNGKGVDEEDTESGNGPSLPQSPNSVEGAIGGPKSLDSDFEEPKHSIFDGSMNISLSLCGGLDSETGPSKEVFHQNLLHFEDICSDPKLYENPNLVVKINGKFYNWAAACPIVMTYAVFQRHLPQSTIENLYAQCMSLPMHEEKKQESSDKPESRSGYSSWFSWRRSAQPTKKSQDLSQTDGVVVQSEQMETKENTPVDETASRELKIDQNVDSITTVTETVEQSAKLTEDIAKIEKNRDREGEGYSGSEDSDSNQNQSQGVKIPKERRSYYESTEKYRKTLRLSSAQIASLNLKDGANEVVFSVTTAYQGTTRCKCHIYKWRWDDKIVISDIDGTITKSDVLGHILPIVGKDWAQSGVAQLFTKIKNNGYKLLYLSARAIGQAKVTREYLKSIRQGDLSLPEGPLLLNPTSLISAFHREVIERKPEEFKISCLSDIQALFPEGSKPFYAGYGNRINDVWAYRAVGIPTMRIFTINHRGELKHELTQTFQSSYACQCDIVNELFPPLPM